One genomic segment of Culturomica massiliensis includes these proteins:
- a CDS encoding glycoside hydrolase family 2 TIM barrel-domain containing protein yields the protein MRKLFLSVCVLLSMATFARQKEWLDPEVNAINRAAMRAAYFAYPSVESAQAGIKEKASNFMSLNGMWKFNWVQNETEKPVNFYQVGFEDQCWVDFPVPGIWEVNGYGDPLYKNVGYAWSNQFRSNPPLVESANNHVGSYRKTIDLPADWKGRQVYLHVGSATSNLYVWVNGKFVGYSEDSKMAAEFDITKYLQPGKNLIAMQVYRWCDGSYLEDQDFWRLSGIGRDVYLYARTPVHIEDIFITPDLDAAYKDGKLDVVANVTRGGGSVELELKDMNGATVGKKEVRPDGKGNIRTFIEVSNPAKWSAEEPNLYTLTFTLKNAAGKVLEVIPQRVGFRKIELKKDLGQIWVNGKPVLFKGADRHEMDPLTGYYVSRERMIQDIQVMKENNLNAIRTCHYPDDPEWYNLCDEYGIYLVCEANIESHGMGYGERTLAKNPAYAKAHLERNQRMVEAFKNHPSIIFWSLGNEAGDGPNFEACYKWIKERDGSRAVQYEQAGSKAHTDIMCPMYDDLNWMEKFAKSDDPRPLIQCEYAHAMGNSQGGFREYWDLIRKYPKLQGGFIWDYVDQGLRGYSRDGSMIYTYGGDFNLYDGSDNNFNCNGLISPDRVPNPHMNEVKKVYQSIWTTPVDLQKGLVNVYNENFFIDLSDYYMEWTLLADGEAIESGVVAQLNVAPLATEQVALGYQLPRTEKELLLNVSYKLKRAKQLLQAGYVVAEDQLSVQPYTGFNASIAASDKAVKIYEDLVHVVLTTGETQVTFDKRNGWIRGLSMNGLEMLEYGYSLQPNFWRAPTDNDMGANLQNRFRSWKNPEMKVKGFKAEQNGTNALVTVDYEMPGVSAALKMIYEINYEGEIRICQDMKVDKSKEKMPHLFRFGMQVVMPGGFDRIDYYGRGPVENYSDRNFSENIGRYRQLVKDQYYPYIRPQESGTKTDIRWWKLTDIDGRGLEIRSDVPFSASALPYLQDDLDEGTRKHQRHSGDLKTRDLTTLSFDLKQMGLGCINSWGAWPLEPYLLPYDDYTFNVVITPVRKR from the coding sequence ATGAGAAAATTGTTTTTATCTGTATGTGTGCTTCTGTCAATGGCAACGTTTGCACGTCAGAAGGAATGGCTGGATCCGGAGGTGAATGCGATCAACCGGGCGGCGATGAGGGCGGCTTATTTTGCCTATCCTTCTGTTGAATCGGCGCAAGCAGGCATTAAAGAAAAAGCGTCCAATTTTATGTCTTTGAATGGCATGTGGAAATTTAATTGGGTGCAGAATGAAACGGAGAAGCCGGTTAATTTTTATCAGGTCGGTTTTGAGGATCAGTGTTGGGTCGATTTCCCGGTACCGGGTATATGGGAAGTGAACGGATACGGTGATCCTTTATATAAGAATGTGGGGTATGCCTGGTCGAATCAGTTTCGTAGCAATCCGCCGCTGGTGGAGTCTGCAAATAATCATGTCGGATCGTATCGCAAAACGATTGATTTACCTGCCGATTGGAAAGGCAGGCAAGTGTATCTGCATGTCGGTTCTGCGACTTCGAATCTGTATGTATGGGTGAACGGTAAATTTGTAGGGTATAGTGAGGATAGTAAAATGGCGGCAGAGTTTGATATCACTAAATATTTGCAGCCGGGAAAGAATCTGATTGCTATGCAGGTCTATCGTTGGTGTGACGGTAGTTATCTGGAAGATCAGGATTTTTGGCGTTTATCGGGAATCGGCAGGGACGTTTACCTGTACGCAAGGACTCCGGTGCATATCGAGGATATTTTTATTACGCCCGATTTGGATGCTGCTTATAAGGACGGAAAATTGGATGTTGTAGCCAATGTTACCCGTGGTGGCGGATCGGTAGAGTTGGAATTAAAGGACATGAATGGGGCGACGGTCGGTAAAAAAGAAGTACGTCCGGATGGTAAAGGTAATATCCGGACTTTTATTGAAGTAAGTAATCCGGCTAAATGGAGTGCCGAAGAACCGAATCTTTATACATTGACGTTTACTTTAAAAAATGCTGCCGGTAAGGTACTGGAGGTTATCCCTCAACGTGTCGGATTCCGGAAAATCGAGTTGAAAAAAGATTTGGGACAAATATGGGTGAACGGTAAACCGGTGTTGTTTAAAGGAGCAGACCGTCATGAAATGGATCCGTTGACAGGGTATTATGTAAGTCGTGAACGGATGATTCAGGATATTCAGGTTATGAAAGAGAATAATTTGAATGCAATCCGTACCTGTCATTATCCGGATGATCCGGAATGGTATAATCTGTGTGATGAGTACGGTATTTATCTGGTCTGTGAAGCCAATATCGAATCGCACGGAATGGGATACGGGGAAAGAACTCTGGCGAAAAATCCCGCTTATGCCAAAGCTCATCTGGAAAGAAATCAACGGATGGTGGAAGCTTTTAAAAATCATCCTTCCATTATTTTCTGGTCGCTGGGAAATGAAGCCGGAGACGGGCCTAATTTTGAAGCATGCTATAAATGGATCAAAGAAAGAGATGGGAGCCGTGCCGTACAGTATGAACAGGCTGGGAGCAAAGCCCACACCGATATTATGTGTCCGATGTACGATGATCTGAACTGGATGGAAAAATTTGCCAAAAGTGATGATCCGCGTCCTTTGATTCAATGCGAGTATGCTCATGCGATGGGAAATTCACAAGGGGGATTCAGAGAATATTGGGACCTGATCCGTAAATATCCGAAATTGCAGGGTGGTTTTATCTGGGATTATGTAGATCAGGGATTGCGCGGTTATTCCCGCGACGGTTCTATGATTTATACGTACGGTGGAGATTTTAACCTTTATGACGGCTCGGATAACAATTTCAACTGTAACGGTTTGATCAGTCCCGACCGTGTACCTAATCCCCATATGAATGAAGTTAAAAAGGTATACCAATCTATTTGGACGACTCCGGTTGATTTGCAAAAGGGCTTGGTGAATGTTTACAATGAAAATTTCTTTATTGATCTCTCTGATTATTACATGGAGTGGACGTTGCTGGCAGACGGAGAAGCAATTGAAAGCGGTGTTGTGGCTCAGTTGAACGTTGCGCCCTTAGCTACGGAACAGGTGGCTTTGGGATATCAATTGCCTCGTACCGAAAAGGAACTGTTGCTGAATGTGTCGTATAAATTGAAACGTGCCAAACAACTGTTGCAAGCAGGTTATGTTGTTGCTGAAGACCAACTGTCGGTTCAGCCTTATACCGGTTTTAATGCTTCTATTGCCGCATCCGATAAGGCTGTGAAGATATATGAAGATCTGGTACATGTTGTATTGACGACTGGCGAAACTCAGGTGACATTCGATAAACGTAACGGCTGGATTCGCGGACTTTCCATGAACGGATTGGAAATGCTGGAATACGGTTATAGTTTGCAGCCTAATTTCTGGCGTGCTCCGACAGATAACGATATGGGTGCGAATTTGCAAAATCGTTTCCGGAGCTGGAAAAATCCGGAAATGAAAGTCAAAGGTTTCAAAGCCGAACAGAACGGTACGAATGCTCTTGTTACCGTCGATTATGAAATGCCGGGAGTGTCTGCTGCCTTGAAGATGATTTATGAGATAAATTACGAGGGAGAGATTCGTATCTGTCAGGATATGAAGGTCGATAAGAGTAAAGAAAAAATGCCTCACCTTTTCCGTTTCGGTATGCAGGTGGTTATGCCGGGAGGCTTTGACCGTATTGATTACTACGGACGCGGACCGGTAGAAAATTACAGTGACCGGAATTTCAGTGAGAATATCGGCCGTTACCGGCAGTTGGTGAAAGATCAGTACTATCCGTATATACGTCCGCAGGAATCGGGCACCAAGACGGATATTCGCTGGTGGAAGTTGACAGATATCGACGGACGTGGATTGGAAATCCGTTCCGACGTGCCGTTCTCTGCTTCTGCATTACCCTATCTGCAGGATGATCTTGATGAGGGTACCCGTAAGCACCAACGTCATTCGGGTGATCTGAAAACGCGGGATTTGACAACCTTGTCGTTTGATCTGAAACAAATGGGACTGGGATGTATCAATAGCTGGGGCGCGTGGCCGCTGGAACCCTATTTATTGCCTTATGACGATTATACGTTTAATGTAGTGATTACGCCTGTCAGAAAACGATAA
- a CDS encoding SulP family inorganic anion transporter: MKNKFDFQPVFFLTLKNYSGKKFFTDLMAGIIVGIVALPLAIAFGIASGVSPEQGLITAIIAGFIISFLGGSTVQIGGPTGAFIVVVYGIIQQFGFEGLAIATVLAGIMLLLMGALKLGTVIKFIPYPIIVGFTSGIALTIFTTQIKDLFGLEMTAVPADFLSKWGAYFEYVSTINIGSMVVGIGSILLIVLTPKLSKKVPGSLVAIIVMTAAVYVLKKYAGMTGIETIGDRFEINASLPQPTMLSVNMETLHLLFPAAFTIAILGAIESLLSATVADGVTGDKHNSNTELIAQGAANLIVPFFGGIPATGAIARTMTNINNGGRTPVAGIIHAVVLLLILLFLGPLTKHIPMACLAGVLVIVSYNMSEWRTFRSLLKNSKSDVAVLLTTFFLTVIFDLTIAIEVGLLLAMLLFMKRMSETTKVSVVKDRLDLSSEGEILHEEEKLNLKKGVEVYEIDGPFFFGIANKFDECMKILGDKPKVRIIRMRKVPFMDTTGLHNLESLYRLAEKEKIRIVLSGVNEEVHKVLMKSELSGKIGEENICSNIQEAVEKANAMVEK; the protein is encoded by the coding sequence ATGAAAAATAAATTTGATTTTCAGCCTGTATTCTTTCTGACATTGAAGAATTATTCAGGGAAAAAATTTTTCACCGACTTGATGGCCGGTATTATTGTAGGTATTGTGGCTTTACCGTTGGCTATTGCTTTTGGTATTGCTTCCGGGGTAAGTCCCGAGCAGGGATTGATAACGGCTATTATTGCCGGGTTTATCATTTCCTTTTTGGGAGGAAGTACGGTGCAGATCGGGGGACCTACAGGGGCTTTTATTGTCGTGGTATACGGTATTATCCAGCAATTCGGTTTTGAAGGATTGGCTATTGCTACCGTTCTGGCAGGTATTATGTTGTTGCTGATGGGGGCGTTGAAGTTAGGGACCGTGATCAAATTTATTCCCTATCCGATCATTGTCGGATTTACCAGCGGTATTGCTTTGACGATTTTTACGACACAGATAAAAGATTTATTCGGTTTGGAGATGACGGCTGTTCCGGCTGATTTTTTATCCAAGTGGGGAGCTTATTTTGAGTATGTGTCTACGATCAATATCGGGTCGATGGTGGTTGGTATCGGCAGTATTCTTTTGATTGTCCTGACACCGAAATTATCGAAAAAAGTGCCGGGCTCTCTGGTGGCTATTATTGTGATGACGGCTGCCGTTTATGTGTTGAAGAAATATGCGGGGATGACAGGAATAGAAACGATTGGGGATCGGTTTGAAATCAATGCGTCTTTACCTCAGCCGACGATGCTTTCTGTAAATATGGAAACGCTCCATTTGCTTTTTCCTGCAGCTTTTACGATTGCTATTTTAGGGGCTATCGAATCTTTATTATCGGCTACGGTAGCTGACGGTGTGACCGGGGACAAGCATAATTCGAATACGGAGTTGATAGCCCAGGGGGCTGCCAATCTGATTGTGCCCTTTTTCGGCGGTATCCCGGCAACCGGGGCTATTGCGCGGACGATGACGAATATTAACAACGGAGGGCGTACTCCGGTGGCCGGAATTATACATGCGGTCGTTTTGTTATTGATATTGTTGTTTTTAGGTCCTTTGACAAAGCATATTCCGATGGCTTGTCTGGCAGGGGTATTGGTTATTGTTTCCTATAATATGAGCGAATGGCGGACATTTCGTTCTTTACTTAAAAATTCAAAATCGGATGTAGCCGTTTTATTGACCACTTTCTTTTTGACCGTCATTTTTGACCTTACAATTGCTATCGAGGTCGGATTGTTGCTGGCGATGTTGCTGTTTATGAAACGGATGAGTGAAACGACGAAAGTGTCTGTCGTGAAAGATCGTCTTGACCTTTCTTCGGAAGGTGAAATATTGCATGAGGAAGAAAAGCTGAATTTGAAAAAGGGGGTGGAAGTTTATGAGATAGACGGACCGTTCTTTTTCGGAATCGCCAATAAGTTTGACGAGTGTATGAAGATATTGGGAGATAAGCCTAAAGTCCGGATTATCCGTATGCGTAAAGTACCCTTTATGGATACGACCGGATTGCATAATTTGGAAAGTTTGTATCGTTTGGCAGAAAAGGAAAAAATACGGATTGTCCTTTCAGGTGTGAATGAAGAAGTACATAAGGTACTTATGAAATCGGAATTGTCGGGTAAAATCGGAGAGGAAAATATTTGCAGCAATATCCAGGAAGCTGTGGAAAAAGCAAATGCGATGGTTGAAAAGTAA
- the tatA gene encoding twin-arginine translocase TatA/TatE family subunit: MIGTTQLVVIVLVVLLLFGGKKIPELMKGLGKGVKSFKDGMNGLDEENKNDNKNNTEKEK; encoded by the coding sequence ATGATCGGTACGACTCAACTCGTCGTTATTGTGCTGGTGGTATTATTACTTTTTGGTGGTAAAAAGATTCCGGAATTGATGAAAGGGCTTGGCAAAGGTGTCAAAAGTTTCAAAGATGGCATGAACGGCCTCGATGAAGAAAACAAAAATGACAACAAAAATAATACCGAGAAAGAGAAATAA
- a CDS encoding amidophosphoribosyltransferase codes for MSGFFGCVSRKECVADVFYGTDYHSHLGTKKAGMAFYNGQDFVRSIHSIESAYFRNKFEPELERFKDSYLGIGVISDLESQPITVTSHLGRFSVVTVGRIDNIDEIAEKLLAEKIHFAELSGSSINPTEVVSILINKGETFKEGIEIVHNAVKGSCSFLILTDSCIYAARDKFGRTPVIIGKNEFGYVVASESSSFTNLGYSIVRDLGPGEAVRISKDGVTPIITAGCRKQICSFLWVYYGYPSAYYEGINVEDARYRCGAAMAMRDELKADFAAGIPDSGVGHAIGYSNAKGIPYKRPFVKYTPTWPRSFMPQNQSMRDLVAKMKLLPNEAFTRGARIVFLDDSIVRGTQLKDNVVKLRECGVKEVHIRIACPPLIYPCCFLNFSTSRSTFDLFARRVIRDLEGTSELTEEVLKPYSDPDSDKYKEMVKVMCQHLQLDSLQFQRLDDLVQAIGLPKEQLCTHCWDNSSYME; via the coding sequence ATGAGCGGATTTTTTGGCTGCGTGTCACGCAAAGAGTGTGTTGCCGATGTTTTCTATGGTACGGATTATCATTCTCATCTCGGTACTAAAAAAGCAGGTATGGCTTTTTATAACGGACAGGATTTTGTTCGTTCCATCCATAGTATAGAAAGTGCTTATTTCAGAAATAAGTTCGAACCGGAATTGGAAAGATTCAAGGATTCTTATTTGGGAATAGGGGTAATCAGTGATTTGGAATCCCAGCCGATAACCGTGACTTCGCATTTGGGACGTTTTTCGGTTGTGACGGTGGGGCGGATCGATAATATAGACGAGATTGCGGAAAAATTGCTGGCTGAAAAGATTCATTTTGCGGAGTTATCCGGATCGTCGATCAATCCGACTGAGGTGGTGAGCATATTGATTAATAAAGGGGAAACTTTTAAAGAAGGGATTGAGATCGTACATAATGCAGTCAAGGGGTCTTGTTCTTTTTTAATATTAACGGACAGTTGTATTTATGCTGCCCGGGATAAATTCGGACGTACACCGGTGATTATCGGTAAAAACGAATTCGGCTATGTTGTAGCCAGTGAAAGTTCTTCGTTTACCAACCTGGGGTATTCGATTGTGCGGGATCTGGGCCCCGGAGAGGCTGTCCGGATTTCGAAAGACGGCGTTACTCCGATCATCACTGCCGGTTGCCGGAAACAAATTTGTTCTTTTCTTTGGGTGTATTACGGTTATCCGTCGGCTTATTATGAGGGTATAAATGTGGAAGATGCCCGTTATCGTTGTGGGGCTGCAATGGCTATGAGGGATGAGCTGAAAGCGGATTTTGCTGCCGGAATCCCGGACTCGGGGGTCGGACATGCGATCGGTTATTCGAATGCCAAAGGAATTCCTTATAAAAGACCTTTTGTAAAGTATACTCCTACATGGCCGCGTAGTTTTATGCCTCAAAATCAGAGTATGCGTGATTTGGTAGCGAAGATGAAGCTTTTGCCGAATGAAGCCTTTACGCGGGGAGCCCGTATTGTCTTTCTGGATGATTCGATTGTCAGGGGGACACAATTGAAAGACAATGTAGTGAAGTTACGGGAGTGCGGGGTGAAAGAGGTACATATCCGTATTGCTTGTCCTCCGTTGATCTATCCGTGCTGTTTTCTGAATTTTTCGACATCGCGTTCAACATTCGATTTGTTTGCCCGCCGGGTGATACGTGATTTGGAAGGTACTTCCGAGTTGACGGAAGAAGTTTTGAAACCGTATTCCGACCCCGATTCAGATAAGTACAAGGAAATGGTAAAAGTGATGTGTCAGCATTTGCAGCTTGATTCGTTACAATTCCAGCGATTGGACGATTTGGTCCAGGCTATCGGCTTGCCTAAGGAGCAATTGTGTACGCATTGCTGGGACAATTCCAGCTATATGGAATAA
- a CDS encoding OprO/OprP family phosphate-selective porin, which translates to MSKKVCLFFIICFLLPLSGKTQGFVKSEKEDFEWRVIGRALFDGGAFFSDSTEMGNGVVINDLRLGVVMRFLTNWQGRVEIGFSESKVSLKDVYVAYHQGAHTLRAGHYFELFGIENRVATTTYRLMNMSVTNSTFGDRRKIGFSYMYDKLRWTVAGGIFSDSDVDNNKGLNEGYTLVGKWVGRPVFDEDKLLHIGLSARFSEHDKAERQELIYKAGAPTNVLKKDENQFLRASVTDMINQWRWGTDVILLYKGAYLQSECLVAHVNRAGAPDYTGKGGYVQVGYLLLGDRKYTYNRAQGWVDNPAASNLELLFRYNVTSMNDRKAEIMGGKEQDITLGANYFINKYVAVRLNYTYMVTDKYAVNGKESVNFIQGRLQFSF; encoded by the coding sequence ATGAGTAAAAAAGTTTGTTTATTTTTTATCATTTGTTTTTTATTACCGTTGTCGGGGAAAACCCAGGGATTTGTAAAATCGGAGAAAGAAGATTTCGAATGGCGGGTGATCGGCCGGGCTTTATTTGACGGTGGGGCATTTTTCAGTGATTCGACGGAAATGGGAAACGGTGTGGTTATAAATGATTTGCGATTGGGGGTCGTGATGCGCTTTTTAACTAATTGGCAGGGACGGGTAGAAATCGGTTTTTCAGAAAGTAAAGTTTCTTTGAAAGATGTTTATGTTGCTTATCATCAGGGGGCTCATACCTTGAGAGCTGGACATTATTTTGAACTTTTCGGAATAGAGAACCGTGTTGCGACGACAACCTACCGTTTGATGAATATGTCGGTGACAAACAGTACTTTCGGTGACAGGCGGAAGATCGGTTTCAGCTATATGTATGATAAGCTTCGCTGGACGGTAGCCGGGGGAATTTTCAGCGATAGTGATGTCGATAATAATAAAGGTTTGAATGAGGGATATACGCTTGTCGGAAAATGGGTCGGACGTCCGGTTTTCGATGAAGATAAGTTGTTACATATCGGGTTGTCTGCCCGTTTTAGCGAACATGATAAAGCGGAAAGGCAGGAATTGATATACAAAGCCGGGGCGCCGACAAACGTATTGAAGAAAGATGAAAATCAGTTTCTTCGGGCCTCGGTAACGGATATGATAAATCAGTGGCGTTGGGGAACGGATGTGATATTACTTTATAAAGGAGCGTATTTGCAAAGCGAGTGTCTGGTGGCTCATGTAAATCGGGCTGGTGCCCCTGATTATACGGGTAAAGGAGGATATGTACAGGTCGGATACCTGTTGTTGGGCGACCGGAAATATACCTATAACCGGGCACAGGGATGGGTAGATAATCCGGCTGCTTCCAATCTCGAACTGCTGTTCAGGTATAATGTTACCAGTATGAATGACCGGAAGGCGGAAATAATGGGAGGAAAAGAGCAGGATATTACTTTAGGCGCTAATTATTTTATCAATAAATATGTGGCTGTCCGCCTGAATTATACTTATATGGTTACGGATAAATACGCTGTAAACGGGAAAGAGTCCGTTAATTTTATTCAAGGCCGTTTGCAATTCAGTTTTTAG
- the tatC gene encoding twin-arginine translocase subunit TatC — protein sequence MEEEKEQNMTFWDHLDELRKVIFRIAIAVVSVAVIAFVNKQLLFDIILAPHRSDFITYRALCQLGQLLHIPSICPEDFHVELINIQLSSQFLVHLSAAFYAGLVITSPYIIYQLFSFVKPALYEKERKYSTLTLIVAFILFFCGILLNYYAVFPLSFRFLGTYQVSEIVANKITLSSYMSTFTTLSIAMGAVFEIPVLAFFFAKIGLVTPKHLKKYRRHALVIILIVAAIITPPDLFSLFLLGIPMYMLYELSIWVVQKVTKDKTA from the coding sequence ATGGAGGAGGAAAAAGAACAGAACATGACTTTCTGGGATCATCTGGATGAACTCAGAAAAGTCATTTTTCGTATTGCTATTGCCGTTGTATCAGTTGCTGTTATTGCTTTCGTCAACAAACAACTGCTTTTCGATATCATACTGGCTCCCCACCGCTCCGACTTCATTACCTACAGGGCCTTATGCCAATTGGGCCAGCTACTGCATATACCGTCCATCTGTCCGGAAGATTTTCATGTAGAATTAATTAATATACAACTATCTTCCCAGTTCTTGGTTCATTTAAGTGCAGCCTTCTATGCCGGCCTGGTCATCACGTCGCCCTATATTATTTATCAATTATTCAGCTTTGTCAAGCCTGCATTATATGAAAAAGAGAGAAAATATTCAACATTGACGCTCATTGTTGCATTCATCCTGTTTTTCTGCGGCATTCTATTAAATTATTATGCAGTGTTCCCCCTTTCATTCCGGTTTCTGGGGACCTACCAGGTAAGCGAAATCGTCGCCAACAAAATTACACTGTCATCTTACATGTCTACATTTACAACACTGTCGATTGCTATGGGTGCCGTATTCGAAATTCCGGTTTTGGCTTTCTTTTTCGCTAAAATCGGACTTGTCACCCCCAAACATCTGAAAAAATACCGGCGGCATGCTCTCGTCATCATATTGATTGTTGCAGCAATTATTACCCCTCCCGACCTCTTCAGTCTTTTCCTTTTAGGCATACCGATGTATATGCTTTATGAACTAAGCATCTGGGTGGTACAAAAAGTCACCAAAGATAAAACGGCCTGA
- a CDS encoding type IA DNA topoisomerase, translating into MKMCIAEKPSVAKEIAHVIGATVRRNGYMEGNGYCVTWTFGHLCSLQEPNEYTEKWKQWNLSVLPMIPSKFRIKLIDDEGIKKQFAIIEELVSKAEMVINCGDAGQEGELIQRWVLTKAKCNVPVKRLWISSLTEEAIREGFDKLMESKDFDTLYAAGSARAIGDWLLGMNATRAYTLKYGNGKNVLSIGRVQTPTLALVVERQKNIENFKPETYWEIRTDYRGGLFSYTRGRFNTKAEAEALLEKIQTQELEILSIERKKAMESPPKLFDLTLLQVECNRKYAFTADNTLKIIQSLYEKKLTTYPRVDTNFLPNDQYAKVPGILKGLKPYENLVQPILTGGKIKKSSKVFNDKKITDHHAIIPTGVFSYDMSPDEKRVYDLVARRFIAAFYPDCEIANTTVMAKIGEEEFKATGKQIIDPAWRVVFGVNTDKQNDENVLPVYEKGEHGPHTPEILEKETQPPKYYTEADLLRAMETAGKQVEDEELRDLMKENGIGRPSTRAGIIETLQKRHYIRKDKKRLLATPTGIELIDTIQNDLLKSAELTGQWEKKLRMIEDGKYEVNGFMEELKVMVNEIVHRVKYASAKTITVVPEEEEKKKTTEKKKRTASTATPAPVLICPKCGQGSVVKGKTAWGCTLYRKSCDFLIPLSIHEKKLTQKQIDTLIQKGKTGTINGFKDEAGNSFNGILKLDSNYQLYVERPKN; encoded by the coding sequence ATGAAAATGTGTATAGCAGAAAAGCCGAGTGTCGCGAAAGAAATTGCCCATGTGATCGGAGCCACCGTTCGCCGGAACGGGTATATGGAAGGGAACGGGTATTGTGTTACCTGGACATTCGGACATTTATGCAGTTTGCAGGAGCCTAACGAATACACAGAAAAATGGAAACAATGGAACCTGAGTGTTCTCCCCATGATCCCCTCTAAATTCCGGATCAAGCTTATCGACGACGAGGGCATCAAAAAGCAATTTGCCATCATAGAAGAACTCGTCTCAAAAGCCGAAATGGTCATCAACTGCGGAGATGCCGGCCAAGAAGGAGAATTGATTCAACGCTGGGTGTTGACAAAAGCCAAATGCAACGTCCCGGTGAAACGCCTGTGGATATCGTCACTGACAGAGGAAGCCATCCGGGAAGGCTTCGATAAGCTGATGGAGTCAAAAGATTTCGATACGTTATATGCAGCAGGGTCGGCACGGGCAATCGGCGATTGGCTACTCGGAATGAATGCAACCCGGGCATATACCTTAAAATACGGTAACGGAAAAAACGTTCTTTCGATCGGGCGGGTACAGACTCCGACCCTCGCGCTTGTCGTCGAAAGACAAAAAAACATTGAAAATTTCAAGCCCGAAACGTATTGGGAAATCCGGACCGACTACCGGGGAGGCTTATTTTCCTATACCCGCGGCCGCTTTAATACAAAAGCCGAAGCCGAAGCTTTACTGGAAAAAATCCAGACACAAGAATTGGAAATTCTCAGCATCGAACGTAAAAAAGCGATGGAAAGTCCTCCGAAACTATTCGACCTGACCTTGCTGCAGGTGGAATGCAACCGGAAATATGCATTTACAGCCGACAATACGCTGAAAATCATCCAATCGCTTTACGAAAAAAAGCTGACCACCTATCCGCGTGTAGATACAAACTTCCTGCCCAATGACCAATATGCAAAAGTCCCGGGTATTTTGAAAGGATTAAAGCCTTACGAAAACTTGGTGCAACCGATTTTAACAGGTGGTAAAATCAAAAAATCGTCTAAAGTATTCAACGATAAAAAAATTACGGACCACCACGCCATCATTCCGACCGGCGTATTCAGTTACGATATGAGTCCGGACGAAAAAAGAGTCTATGACCTCGTCGCCCGGCGTTTTATCGCAGCCTTTTACCCCGATTGTGAGATTGCCAACACAACAGTTATGGCAAAAATCGGTGAAGAGGAATTCAAAGCTACCGGGAAACAAATCATCGATCCGGCCTGGCGTGTTGTTTTCGGCGTAAATACAGATAAACAGAACGACGAGAATGTACTCCCGGTATACGAAAAAGGAGAACACGGCCCGCATACCCCCGAAATTCTGGAAAAAGAAACCCAACCGCCCAAATATTATACGGAAGCGGATTTATTACGTGCAATGGAAACTGCCGGCAAACAAGTCGAAGACGAAGAATTGCGCGATTTGATGAAAGAAAACGGCATCGGACGTCCGTCTACCCGGGCCGGCATTATTGAAACATTACAAAAACGGCACTATATCCGTAAAGATAAAAAACGCCTCCTGGCAACGCCGACAGGTATAGAACTGATCGATACGATACAAAACGATTTATTGAAATCGGCCGAACTGACAGGGCAATGGGAGAAAAAACTCCGGATGATTGAAGACGGTAAATACGAAGTCAATGGCTTTATGGAAGAACTCAAAGTCATGGTAAACGAAATCGTCCACCGGGTGAAATATGCCAGCGCAAAAACCATAACCGTAGTTCCGGAAGAAGAAGAAAAGAAAAAAACGACAGAGAAGAAAAAACGGACAGCTTCTACGGCAACCCCCGCTCCCGTACTGATCTGTCCCAAATGCGGACAAGGCAGCGTAGTAAAAGGGAAAACGGCTTGGGGATGTACCCTCTACCGAAAATCCTGTGATTTTTTAATCCCGCTGTCCATACACGAAAAAAAGCTGACGCAAAAACAAATAGATACCTTGATACAAAAAGGCAAAACGGGAACAATCAACGGTTTTAAAGACGAAGCCGGAAACAGTTTCAACGGCATATTAAAACTGGACTCCAATTATCAGCTATACGTAGAACGCCCTAAAAACTGA